The following is a genomic window from Chanos chanos chromosome 1, fChaCha1.1, whole genome shotgun sequence.
TTTCTGAGAACACGTACGTTCCACAGCTGACAACGACGCTACCAACTCTGTCGGTGAAACCATAAGCGAAGAGACTGGGAACATCGTCATCCATAATCTCCATCTTACGTCCCTTGAATTCACCAACCTCATACAGACAGATCTTATGTTTTTCAGGAtcctgtggaaaagaaaaaagagagaatgtttgagaaagaagagaagagaagagaagagaagagaagagaagagaagagaagagaagagaagagaagagaagtttaCTCACCATTCTGACGGGTCTGAAGGACAGCAGGTAGTCATTCTTCTGGCAGTTGCTCCAGGAGTCCCAGCGAGGATACTCGCCCTTCTCCAGGATGTACATCTCTCCACAGAAGTTCATCTGCTCAAAACCCACAAAActacacagaaagaaaaagggagggagagagagagagagagaataagataCAGGAAGAATGTACTCTTTGCCCTGGATTACACCAGGGTTCATAGATGCTTTTACAGGTTTGTCTGTAGTCCAAGACTGATGTAGTTTTTCTTCTCTGGGTTAGCTTCAATTTGTTGGAGATAagttttaaattcagttcaacTCAACTGAACTCTGGCATTGTCTTAGACCAACTGGCTAGTATAAACCAGTGTGAAATGGGGATTCCTTTACCTTTAGGCTAAGAAAGTCTAATGTCAAATGCCCCTTAAACAAGAATGGCACACACATATAGCAGAGGACAGTGCTTACGGGCCGCATTCAACGCGTAGTGAGCGAACTCTGTCCATGCCCATgtcacacacgttcatacactCAGCGTTGATCTCGATCATGCGGCCCTGGAAGTTTTCCTGGTCAAACACGTACATCTGGCAAAGGTACAGAAAGATGTTTCCAACTATTACAGCTGTTCACCAAAATaactatatatacacataaaagtgtgtatttgtgtgtgtgtgtgtgtgtgtgtgtgtgtgtgtgtattaccctATAGGACATCATGCCCATCTCTGACTTCTTGGTCTGGGCAGCCTTGCCATCGGTTTGGGAGGCAGACTTGGACTTTTCTCCACCAGAAGACATGATgcctgggaaagagagagaaagggagtaaatgagagagagacagagagaaagaaaggtaaaGGTGAGGGTATCATCTAATGTCAAACAATGATGAAAGTGATGGTGGGAGGGggttttagggggaaaaaatcaggAAATAATAGAGTGGATTTTAgttaaaagagagaagaggaaaggatggactacagtcacaaacacatactgccACATCTAACCTTAAAACTACAAAGGGAGAGTAGGATGATGGAGAGAGACCtgatgaagagaggaagaacagagagagagagagagagagagctcagtgGGAAAATTGAGGGATTATGAGGGGACTAAAGAGAAATGTAATGAATAGAGGGGGAAAACAGATGTTgggtgaaagagaaagtgaaccATCTTTCTACTTTCAGCTTGAGCCCGTTTGTTCGACGTGTCTGTAGTGCGTGTATGGTTTgctgtcttacctgtgtgttcagtgcgtgtgtgtcagcGCCCAGGTTcactctgagagtgtgtgtgtcaggaatTGCGAGCGGCTCTTATACGCTGGCGCTGAGTACATGGGGATTACACCTGAACAATACAACCTGCTGAACTCAGCATCCAGCCAAAAAAGAACCCTCACATCatcacagagggggagagagacagggagagagacagagagagagagagagagagagagagagagagaaagagagagagagagagagcgaaaccAGATAGAAGAAATCaccacaacacaaataaataatcccTATAGTGCTCAATTTCATATCCTCCATTTCATTTGTGAGAAACCTGTGTTTTGGGATTGTTGTTTTAATTGGGAGTAACTGCTTCTAAACGCTGTAGGTTTTCAAGAGGGGGGCTGTAAGTATGTAGGGATGAGagacacagctctgttttaaaAGATGGTTAacatgaagggttttttttgttcgttttttaaATTCAGGAATTGTTTCATTTGAGACCAGTGGTTTTGATGGACTGAGTTACACTCAGAGACATAGTTCAGATATTCAATAATCAGTTGTAGATGATGTTAAGACCTTGGTTTCAAGAGATAAATTTGAGTTGTGCTGGATAATTGGGAAGTTAAAAATGAAGACATGGTATAGCACTGCAGGGTTTATACTGTTGTATATAAGTCTGTACTGTTGTTTTATCTGATCTCAGAGTTTCTGGTACAGTGCTTTCAGTTAAATTTTGACTTCTGAAATTTCagcttttatgttgtttttctgtgacattCATCATGGAGGAATGGTGTGGGACTGAGTGACATGAATGATGAGTATAATgaatgatgtgaaatgaaaattacTGACAATATGTTGCCTGGGGATAGTAATCAATGAATGAATCCATAAATCAcacaatccatccatccacctcgGGCATCATCTCACCATCCTATTTCCGCAAAGTTTCGAGTTTCACTTTTACgttatttctctcactctgcttcCAACTCAAGCACACCCTCTGCTGCAACTCCTCATTCAAGCTCTGCCTTCACTCTACTATACGCACTTAATCCCCGCATTCCGCGCTCTTTGTGCAGTATGCGCATGAGTTGCTGACCCGCGCGAACATACCGGACCTGTCCCTTTGTACGTATTCCATTCACGTGACGATTCTATTCACGTTATGAACACTGGCACCGTGTGTGAAAGGGCTCGCGGCCCCCACGCGACTACTCTATAGTATGTGCTGAGCTGGCGGGCTGCTGGTCACCCCGGGAGCGCGTAATGAAGCTCTTAGAGAAAGAAAGTGGTGCGCTTCTCCGGCTATTTTACAGTGGCGCGCACATTACATCGGCTGAACACGTAACGAGCGCGCACGTAGCGGTCGGTATAAAACCGAAGCGCCAGGTTCTCTCCAAGCTCCACGCGAAACCGGCGTTAAGGCGCGTGCCACTCTCGAGCTCAGCGCAAGTCAGTGACTAAACGGTAAGGTGCCAAATTCCATCTCGCGCTTTACCGTAGGCAAAGGTGCCGTGGGGCATGCtggttttattttatcaaaAAAGGATCACATGAACGGGCCTAACTCACAAGCCACTTTTCAAACAATGTATCCACACAATGTGAATTATTCCTTTATACTTCTTAAACTAACATCATCAAAAGTGGAGTTGAGTTGAATTAAGACAGGTTTATTCTACATAGAGTTTCTGTATGAATGTGAAATAGTCTTTTGAACAG
Proteins encoded in this region:
- the crybb1l1 gene encoding beta-crystallin B1 — its product is MSSGGEKSKSASQTDGKAAQTKKSEMGMMSYRMYVFDQENFQGRMIEINAECMNVCDMGMDRVRSLRVECGPFVGFEQMNFCGEMYILEKGEYPRWDSWSNCQKNDYLLSFRPVRMDPEKHKICLYEVGEFKGRKMEIMDDDVPSLFAYGFTDRVGSVVVSCGTWVGYQYPGYRGSQYLLEKGEYRHFNEYGARYPQFQSVRRIRDMQWHPHGCYTMASK